One genomic segment of Mauremys mutica isolate MM-2020 ecotype Southern chromosome 10, ASM2049712v1, whole genome shotgun sequence includes these proteins:
- the MDH1B gene encoding putative malate dehydrogenase 1B isoform X2, producing MAKFVLAGKADCPHFAKAELLADYLQINLPNFKIHKITQHPDKWEHYYGITLDMLSEQMLRIAKENLQTHIEIEKEEEYIKSLINPLQVWISSASAPACYNLIPLLANGEVFGMATEVSIHLLDSSHHKEILHGIVMEAEDLAFPLLRSVSMHTELDDAFVQADIVILLDDILLQHEIPSLEDCIRQVTEQCKVYGSLIEKNANSRVKVIVSGKTFVNLRALMIMTFAPSIDGQNIIAVAMFLENAAKAMLARKLNMNSAGVKDVIVWGNISGSSYIDLSKAKVYRYDSAIWGPPNFSRRLLDMIYDGNWVRSEFAFVLSSLEHHCLGMSPAHVIATVLRYWYQDSPPGEIVSMGILSEGQFCIPEGIIFSMPVRFQDGSWEVITETEISEETQEALKHLAHDLIQEKQVALGEIPEMHPYKEPALNGFNLLALLEEENFQTPPEDLDTLSNGLLQPETQEGEKVQTTTDEPEAPPDGLLQSEMLEEEKVQVPIDDPETSSEGLNQSETSLSNAENDENP from the exons ATGGCAAAGTTCGTGCTGGCTG GTAAGGCAGACTGTCCACACTTTGCTAAGGCAGAACTTCTGGCCGACTATCTTCAGATTAATTTGCCTAATTTCAAGATACACAAGATTACTCAACATCCTGACAAGTGGGAG CATTACTATGGCATCACCTTGGACATGCTGAGTGAGCAGATGCTGAGAATTGCTAAGGAGAATTTGCAGACCCACATAGAAATTGAGAAAGAGGAGGAATATATTAAAAGTCTTATCAACCCCTTGCAGGTCTGGATCAGCAG TGCATCAGCTCCTGCCTGCTATAACCTGATTCCATTATTGGCCAATGGAGAAGTGTTTGGGATGGCAACAGAGGTTAGCATTCATCTGCTTGACAGTAGCCATCACAAGGAAATTCTGCATGGTATTGTAATGGAGGCTGAAGACTTAGCATTCCCCCTCCTTCGCAGTGTCTCAATGCACACTGAATTAGATGATGCCTTTGTTCAGGCTGATATTGTAATTTTGCTTGATGATATCCTCTTACAACACGAGATCCCATCACTTGAAGACTGCATCAGACAGGTGACTGAGCAATGTAAGGTGTATGGTTCCCTGATTGAGAAGAATGCCAACAGCAGGGTCAAAGTTATTGTGTCAGGAAAAACCTTTGTGAACCTTAGGGCATTAATGATTATGACATTTGCCCCATCCATTGACGGCCAGAATATTATCGCTGTGGCAATGTTCTTGGAAAATGCAGCTAAAGCTATGCTGGCCAGGAAACTGAATATGAATTCAGCAG GAGTCAAAGATGTGATTGTTTGGGGTAATATCAGTGGCAGTAGCTACATTGATCTGTCTAAAGCAAAAGTTTACAGATATGACAGTGCTATCTGGGGCCCACCTAACTTTTCACGCCGTTTGCTGGACATGATCTATGATGG CAACTGGGTGCGTTCAGAATTTGCATTTGTACTGAGTTCCCTGGAGCATCACTGCTTAGGCATGTCACCTGCTCATGTTATAGCTACTGTGCTGAGATACTGGTATCAAGACTCTCCTCCTGGGGAGATTGTCTCAATGGGAATACTCAGCGAAG GTCAATTTTGTATCCCTGAAGGGATTATCTTCTCCATGCCTGTGAGGTTCCAGGATGGTAGCTGGGAGGTCATTACAGAAACAGAAATTAGTGAAGAAACTCAAGAAGCTCTGAAGCATTTAGCCCATGATCTGATACAG GAAAAACAAGTTGCATTAGGGGAAATACCAGAAATGCATCCATATAAAG AACCTGCATTGAATGGCTTCAATCTGCTAGCACTTCTAGAAGAGGAAAACTTTCAAACACCCCCAGAGG ACCTGGACACCTTATCCAATGGCTTACTTCAGCCAGAGACCCAGGAAGGAGAAAAAGTCCAAACAACTACTGATG AACCTGAAGCTCCACCCGATGGGTTACTTCAGTCAGAGATGCTGGAAGAAGAAAAAGTCCAAGTGCCCATAGATG ATCCTGAAACTTCATCTGAGGGCTTAAATCAATCAGAGACCAGTCTGAGCAATGCAGAAAACGATGAAAACCCTTAA
- the MDH1B gene encoding putative malate dehydrogenase 1B isoform X1, which yields MAKFVLAGKADCPHFAKAELLADYLQINLPNFKIHKITQHPDKWEQWLHDICEKNGWKHKRSPIVWRELLDRGGKGLLLGGFNDFMEHAQHYYGITLDMLSEQMLRIAKENLQTHIEIEKEEEYIKSLINPLQVWISSASAPACYNLIPLLANGEVFGMATEVSIHLLDSSHHKEILHGIVMEAEDLAFPLLRSVSMHTELDDAFVQADIVILLDDILLQHEIPSLEDCIRQVTEQCKVYGSLIEKNANSRVKVIVSGKTFVNLRALMIMTFAPSIDGQNIIAVAMFLENAAKAMLARKLNMNSAGVKDVIVWGNISGSSYIDLSKAKVYRYDSAIWGPPNFSRRLLDMIYDGNWVRSEFAFVLSSLEHHCLGMSPAHVIATVLRYWYQDSPPGEIVSMGILSEGQFCIPEGIIFSMPVRFQDGSWEVITETEISEETQEALKHLAHDLIQEKQVALGEIPEMHPYKEPALNGFNLLALLEEENFQTPPEDLDTLSNGLLQPETQEGEKVQTTTDEPEAPPDGLLQSEMLEEEKVQVPIDDPETSSEGLNQSETSLSNAENDENP from the exons ATGGCAAAGTTCGTGCTGGCTG GTAAGGCAGACTGTCCACACTTTGCTAAGGCAGAACTTCTGGCCGACTATCTTCAGATTAATTTGCCTAATTTCAAGATACACAAGATTACTCAACATCCTGACAAGTGGGAG CAGTGGCTTCATGATATCTGTGAAAAGAATGGATGGAAACACAAACGCTCACCAATTGTTTGGCGGGAATTATTGGACCGTGGAGGGAAGGGCCTGCTTCTGGGAGGATTTAACGATTTTATGGAGCATGCCCAG CATTACTATGGCATCACCTTGGACATGCTGAGTGAGCAGATGCTGAGAATTGCTAAGGAGAATTTGCAGACCCACATAGAAATTGAGAAAGAGGAGGAATATATTAAAAGTCTTATCAACCCCTTGCAGGTCTGGATCAGCAG TGCATCAGCTCCTGCCTGCTATAACCTGATTCCATTATTGGCCAATGGAGAAGTGTTTGGGATGGCAACAGAGGTTAGCATTCATCTGCTTGACAGTAGCCATCACAAGGAAATTCTGCATGGTATTGTAATGGAGGCTGAAGACTTAGCATTCCCCCTCCTTCGCAGTGTCTCAATGCACACTGAATTAGATGATGCCTTTGTTCAGGCTGATATTGTAATTTTGCTTGATGATATCCTCTTACAACACGAGATCCCATCACTTGAAGACTGCATCAGACAGGTGACTGAGCAATGTAAGGTGTATGGTTCCCTGATTGAGAAGAATGCCAACAGCAGGGTCAAAGTTATTGTGTCAGGAAAAACCTTTGTGAACCTTAGGGCATTAATGATTATGACATTTGCCCCATCCATTGACGGCCAGAATATTATCGCTGTGGCAATGTTCTTGGAAAATGCAGCTAAAGCTATGCTGGCCAGGAAACTGAATATGAATTCAGCAG GAGTCAAAGATGTGATTGTTTGGGGTAATATCAGTGGCAGTAGCTACATTGATCTGTCTAAAGCAAAAGTTTACAGATATGACAGTGCTATCTGGGGCCCACCTAACTTTTCACGCCGTTTGCTGGACATGATCTATGATGG CAACTGGGTGCGTTCAGAATTTGCATTTGTACTGAGTTCCCTGGAGCATCACTGCTTAGGCATGTCACCTGCTCATGTTATAGCTACTGTGCTGAGATACTGGTATCAAGACTCTCCTCCTGGGGAGATTGTCTCAATGGGAATACTCAGCGAAG GTCAATTTTGTATCCCTGAAGGGATTATCTTCTCCATGCCTGTGAGGTTCCAGGATGGTAGCTGGGAGGTCATTACAGAAACAGAAATTAGTGAAGAAACTCAAGAAGCTCTGAAGCATTTAGCCCATGATCTGATACAG GAAAAACAAGTTGCATTAGGGGAAATACCAGAAATGCATCCATATAAAG AACCTGCATTGAATGGCTTCAATCTGCTAGCACTTCTAGAAGAGGAAAACTTTCAAACACCCCCAGAGG ACCTGGACACCTTATCCAATGGCTTACTTCAGCCAGAGACCCAGGAAGGAGAAAAAGTCCAAACAACTACTGATG AACCTGAAGCTCCACCCGATGGGTTACTTCAGTCAGAGATGCTGGAAGAAGAAAAAGTCCAAGTGCCCATAGATG ATCCTGAAACTTCATCTGAGGGCTTAAATCAATCAGAGACCAGTCTGAGCAATGCAGAAAACGATGAAAACCCTTAA
- the MDH1B gene encoding putative malate dehydrogenase 1B isoform X4, with translation MLSEQMLRIAKENLQTHIEIEKEEEYIKSLINPLQVWISSASAPACYNLIPLLANGEVFGMATEVSIHLLDSSHHKEILHGIVMEAEDLAFPLLRSVSMHTELDDAFVQADIVILLDDILLQHEIPSLEDCIRQVTEQCKVYGSLIEKNANSRVKVIVSGKTFVNLRALMIMTFAPSIDGQNIIAVAMFLENAAKAMLARKLNMNSAGVKDVIVWGNISGSSYIDLSKAKVYRYDSAIWGPPNFSRRLLDMIYDGNWVRSEFAFVLSSLEHHCLGMSPAHVIATVLRYWYQDSPPGEIVSMGILSEGQFCIPEGIIFSMPVRFQDGSWEVITETEISEETQEALKHLAHDLIQEKQVALGEIPEMHPYKEPALNGFNLLALLEEENFQTPPEDLDTLSNGLLQPETQEGEKVQTTTDEPEAPPDGLLQSEMLEEEKVQVPIDDPETSSEGLNQSETSLSNAENDENP, from the exons ATGCTGAGTGAGCAGATGCTGAGAATTGCTAAGGAGAATTTGCAGACCCACATAGAAATTGAGAAAGAGGAGGAATATATTAAAAGTCTTATCAACCCCTTGCAGGTCTGGATCAGCAG TGCATCAGCTCCTGCCTGCTATAACCTGATTCCATTATTGGCCAATGGAGAAGTGTTTGGGATGGCAACAGAGGTTAGCATTCATCTGCTTGACAGTAGCCATCACAAGGAAATTCTGCATGGTATTGTAATGGAGGCTGAAGACTTAGCATTCCCCCTCCTTCGCAGTGTCTCAATGCACACTGAATTAGATGATGCCTTTGTTCAGGCTGATATTGTAATTTTGCTTGATGATATCCTCTTACAACACGAGATCCCATCACTTGAAGACTGCATCAGACAGGTGACTGAGCAATGTAAGGTGTATGGTTCCCTGATTGAGAAGAATGCCAACAGCAGGGTCAAAGTTATTGTGTCAGGAAAAACCTTTGTGAACCTTAGGGCATTAATGATTATGACATTTGCCCCATCCATTGACGGCCAGAATATTATCGCTGTGGCAATGTTCTTGGAAAATGCAGCTAAAGCTATGCTGGCCAGGAAACTGAATATGAATTCAGCAG GAGTCAAAGATGTGATTGTTTGGGGTAATATCAGTGGCAGTAGCTACATTGATCTGTCTAAAGCAAAAGTTTACAGATATGACAGTGCTATCTGGGGCCCACCTAACTTTTCACGCCGTTTGCTGGACATGATCTATGATGG CAACTGGGTGCGTTCAGAATTTGCATTTGTACTGAGTTCCCTGGAGCATCACTGCTTAGGCATGTCACCTGCTCATGTTATAGCTACTGTGCTGAGATACTGGTATCAAGACTCTCCTCCTGGGGAGATTGTCTCAATGGGAATACTCAGCGAAG GTCAATTTTGTATCCCTGAAGGGATTATCTTCTCCATGCCTGTGAGGTTCCAGGATGGTAGCTGGGAGGTCATTACAGAAACAGAAATTAGTGAAGAAACTCAAGAAGCTCTGAAGCATTTAGCCCATGATCTGATACAG GAAAAACAAGTTGCATTAGGGGAAATACCAGAAATGCATCCATATAAAG AACCTGCATTGAATGGCTTCAATCTGCTAGCACTTCTAGAAGAGGAAAACTTTCAAACACCCCCAGAGG ACCTGGACACCTTATCCAATGGCTTACTTCAGCCAGAGACCCAGGAAGGAGAAAAAGTCCAAACAACTACTGATG AACCTGAAGCTCCACCCGATGGGTTACTTCAGTCAGAGATGCTGGAAGAAGAAAAAGTCCAAGTGCCCATAGATG ATCCTGAAACTTCATCTGAGGGCTTAAATCAATCAGAGACCAGTCTGAGCAATGCAGAAAACGATGAAAACCCTTAA
- the MDH1B gene encoding putative malate dehydrogenase 1B isoform X3, producing MEHAQHYYGITLDMLSEQMLRIAKENLQTHIEIEKEEEYIKSLINPLQVWISSASAPACYNLIPLLANGEVFGMATEVSIHLLDSSHHKEILHGIVMEAEDLAFPLLRSVSMHTELDDAFVQADIVILLDDILLQHEIPSLEDCIRQVTEQCKVYGSLIEKNANSRVKVIVSGKTFVNLRALMIMTFAPSIDGQNIIAVAMFLENAAKAMLARKLNMNSAGVKDVIVWGNISGSSYIDLSKAKVYRYDSAIWGPPNFSRRLLDMIYDGNWVRSEFAFVLSSLEHHCLGMSPAHVIATVLRYWYQDSPPGEIVSMGILSEGQFCIPEGIIFSMPVRFQDGSWEVITETEISEETQEALKHLAHDLIQEKQVALGEIPEMHPYKEPALNGFNLLALLEEENFQTPPEDLDTLSNGLLQPETQEGEKVQTTTDEPEAPPDGLLQSEMLEEEKVQVPIDDPETSSEGLNQSETSLSNAENDENP from the exons ATGGAGCATGCCCAG CATTACTATGGCATCACCTTGGACATGCTGAGTGAGCAGATGCTGAGAATTGCTAAGGAGAATTTGCAGACCCACATAGAAATTGAGAAAGAGGAGGAATATATTAAAAGTCTTATCAACCCCTTGCAGGTCTGGATCAGCAG TGCATCAGCTCCTGCCTGCTATAACCTGATTCCATTATTGGCCAATGGAGAAGTGTTTGGGATGGCAACAGAGGTTAGCATTCATCTGCTTGACAGTAGCCATCACAAGGAAATTCTGCATGGTATTGTAATGGAGGCTGAAGACTTAGCATTCCCCCTCCTTCGCAGTGTCTCAATGCACACTGAATTAGATGATGCCTTTGTTCAGGCTGATATTGTAATTTTGCTTGATGATATCCTCTTACAACACGAGATCCCATCACTTGAAGACTGCATCAGACAGGTGACTGAGCAATGTAAGGTGTATGGTTCCCTGATTGAGAAGAATGCCAACAGCAGGGTCAAAGTTATTGTGTCAGGAAAAACCTTTGTGAACCTTAGGGCATTAATGATTATGACATTTGCCCCATCCATTGACGGCCAGAATATTATCGCTGTGGCAATGTTCTTGGAAAATGCAGCTAAAGCTATGCTGGCCAGGAAACTGAATATGAATTCAGCAG GAGTCAAAGATGTGATTGTTTGGGGTAATATCAGTGGCAGTAGCTACATTGATCTGTCTAAAGCAAAAGTTTACAGATATGACAGTGCTATCTGGGGCCCACCTAACTTTTCACGCCGTTTGCTGGACATGATCTATGATGG CAACTGGGTGCGTTCAGAATTTGCATTTGTACTGAGTTCCCTGGAGCATCACTGCTTAGGCATGTCACCTGCTCATGTTATAGCTACTGTGCTGAGATACTGGTATCAAGACTCTCCTCCTGGGGAGATTGTCTCAATGGGAATACTCAGCGAAG GTCAATTTTGTATCCCTGAAGGGATTATCTTCTCCATGCCTGTGAGGTTCCAGGATGGTAGCTGGGAGGTCATTACAGAAACAGAAATTAGTGAAGAAACTCAAGAAGCTCTGAAGCATTTAGCCCATGATCTGATACAG GAAAAACAAGTTGCATTAGGGGAAATACCAGAAATGCATCCATATAAAG AACCTGCATTGAATGGCTTCAATCTGCTAGCACTTCTAGAAGAGGAAAACTTTCAAACACCCCCAGAGG ACCTGGACACCTTATCCAATGGCTTACTTCAGCCAGAGACCCAGGAAGGAGAAAAAGTCCAAACAACTACTGATG AACCTGAAGCTCCACCCGATGGGTTACTTCAGTCAGAGATGCTGGAAGAAGAAAAAGTCCAAGTGCCCATAGATG ATCCTGAAACTTCATCTGAGGGCTTAAATCAATCAGAGACCAGTCTGAGCAATGCAGAAAACGATGAAAACCCTTAA